A stretch of Vibrio maritimus DNA encodes these proteins:
- the glpK gene encoding glycerol kinase GlpK translates to MNNKNVIIALDQGTTSSRAIVFDHDANIVTTAQREFTQIYPQPGWVEHDPMEIWATQRSSLTEALAQADISSEEVSAIGITNQRETTVVWDKETGLPIYNAIVWQCRRTANYCDQLKADGHETMIRDKTGLVIDAYFSASKVAWILDNVEGAREKAENGELLFGTVDTWLIWKLTHGKTHVTDVSNASRTMLFNIHTLEWDDALLDLFNIPRAMLPSVKSSSETYGHTQIGGGAKAIPISGIAGDQQAALFGQQCVKKGMVKNTYGTGCFLLMNTGHSPVTSQHGLLTTVGFKIGDEVTYALEGSVFMGGATIQWLRDELGLIRDAKDTAYFAEQVDSANGVYMVPAFVGLGAPYWDPHARGTLVGLTRGTNRNHIIRAALEAIAYQSKDVLMAMEEDSGIKLNQIRVDGGAVANDFLMQFQADVMGSKVLRPAVRESTALGAAMLAGLAVGYWESQEELAEKKQVERTFSPQIEREKRDQLYAGWLDAVERTKD, encoded by the coding sequence ATGAACAACAAAAACGTCATCATCGCTCTAGACCAAGGAACCACAAGTTCTCGAGCGATCGTCTTTGATCACGATGCGAACATCGTTACCACTGCTCAACGTGAATTTACTCAGATATATCCTCAGCCCGGCTGGGTTGAGCATGACCCAATGGAGATATGGGCAACGCAGCGCTCATCACTCACCGAAGCCTTGGCGCAAGCGGATATTTCTAGTGAAGAGGTCTCTGCAATAGGCATTACCAACCAACGTGAAACCACCGTGGTTTGGGACAAAGAAACCGGGCTACCGATTTATAATGCGATTGTTTGGCAATGTCGCAGGACAGCAAACTATTGCGACCAGTTAAAGGCCGATGGCCACGAAACCATGATTCGAGACAAGACTGGTCTCGTCATTGATGCCTACTTCTCTGCCTCTAAGGTGGCCTGGATCCTTGATAACGTAGAAGGCGCGCGAGAAAAAGCAGAAAACGGTGAGCTGCTATTCGGAACTGTCGATACTTGGCTGATTTGGAAGCTAACTCATGGCAAAACGCACGTAACCGATGTCAGTAATGCATCGCGAACCATGCTATTTAACATCCACACTCTTGAGTGGGATGATGCTCTGCTCGATCTATTTAATATCCCTCGCGCCATGCTGCCTAGCGTCAAGTCATCCAGCGAAACCTATGGACACACTCAAATCGGCGGCGGTGCAAAGGCAATCCCTATTAGCGGAATCGCCGGAGACCAGCAAGCTGCACTTTTTGGGCAGCAGTGCGTTAAGAAAGGCATGGTAAAAAACACCTACGGCACTGGTTGTTTTTTACTGATGAACACGGGTCACAGTCCCGTGACTTCTCAACATGGTCTATTAACGACGGTTGGTTTTAAAATCGGTGACGAGGTGACGTACGCTCTAGAAGGTAGCGTTTTCATGGGCGGCGCCACGATTCAATGGCTCAGGGATGAACTTGGTCTTATTCGCGATGCCAAAGATACCGCCTACTTTGCAGAGCAAGTAGATAGTGCCAACGGCGTGTACATGGTGCCTGCCTTTGTGGGGCTTGGTGCGCCGTATTGGGATCCGCATGCGCGCGGCACTCTAGTAGGCTTAACACGAGGCACGAATCGAAACCACATCATCCGAGCTGCACTCGAGGCCATTGCTTACCAAAGTAAAGACGTATTGATGGCGATGGAAGAGGACTCAGGCATCAAACTTAACCAGATACGCGTCGATGGTGGCGCAGTAGCGAATGACTTTTTGATGCAGTTCCAAGCGGATGTGATGGGCAGTAAAGTGTTAAGACCTGCCGTTCGTGAATCCACGGCACTTGGTGCCGCGATGTTAGCTGGCTTGGCGGTTGGCTATTGGGAAAGCCAAGAAGAGCTTGCCGAGAAAAAACAGGT